The Desulfuromonadales bacterium genome contains a region encoding:
- the scpA gene encoding methylmalonyl-CoA mutase: MSERQKKTLANWQEKVKKELKADDLSRLMWDTPEGIRIKPLYTRADTENLETADTLPGFEPFVRGPMASMYAGRPWTIRQYAGFSTAEESNAFYKRNLAAGQQGLSVAFDLATHRGYDSDHPRVVGDVGKAGVAIDSIEDMKILFDSIPLDKVSVSMTMNGAVLPILAMYIVAAEEQGVSREQLAGTIQNDILKEFMVRNTYIYPPEPSMRIISDIIEYTSRHMPRFNSISISGYHIQEAGANNALELAFTLADGIEYVRAAIAKGLDVDAFAPRLSFFFAIGMNFFMEAAKLRAARFLWSKLMRQFDPKDAKSLMLRTHCQTSGWSLTEQDPYNNVIRTTLEALAAVLGGTQSLHTNALDEAIALPTDHSARIARNTQLIIQEESGVTKVVDPLGGSYYVEALTASLIEEAQKIIDEIEAIGGMTKAIESGMPKLRIEESAAKKQAAIDSGRDVIVGVNKYRLAKEEPLDVLDIDNTAVREAQIARLQKIRTTRNEAACRQALAAITRACEDNKANLLGLCVEAARERASVGEISDAMEKVFGRHRAEIKLVSGAYGSIVESDKDFAELKKRIDAFAASEGRRPRILIAKMGQDGHDRGAKVVATAYADVGFDVDMGPLFQTPEEAAKMAVENDVHVVGVSSLAAGHKTLVPQLAAELKALGAEDIVIVCGGVIPRQDYDALYAAGASRIFGPGTPIAVSAGETLDAIEEKRR; encoded by the coding sequence ATGAGTGAGCGCCAAAAAAAAACCCTTGCGAACTGGCAGGAGAAGGTCAAGAAGGAGCTTAAGGCCGACGACCTCTCCCGGCTGATGTGGGATACCCCGGAGGGGATCCGGATCAAGCCCCTGTACACCCGAGCCGACACCGAAAACCTGGAAACCGCCGACACCCTGCCCGGGTTTGAACCTTTCGTCCGCGGGCCGATGGCTTCGATGTACGCCGGCCGTCCCTGGACCATTCGCCAGTACGCCGGCTTCTCCACCGCCGAGGAGTCGAACGCCTTCTACAAGCGCAATCTCGCCGCCGGGCAACAGGGCTTGTCGGTCGCCTTCGATCTGGCCACCCACCGCGGTTACGACTCGGACCATCCACGGGTGGTCGGTGATGTCGGCAAAGCCGGGGTCGCCATCGACTCCATCGAGGACATGAAGATCCTCTTCGACAGCATCCCCCTCGACAAGGTCTCCGTCTCCATGACCATGAACGGGGCGGTCCTGCCGATTCTGGCGATGTACATCGTCGCCGCCGAGGAGCAGGGGGTTTCCCGGGAGCAGTTGGCCGGGACCATCCAGAACGACATCCTCAAGGAGTTCATGGTCCGCAACACCTACATCTACCCGCCGGAACCCTCGATGCGGATCATCTCCGACATCATAGAGTACACCAGTCGGCACATGCCGCGTTTCAACTCGATCTCCATCTCCGGCTACCATATCCAGGAGGCCGGCGCCAACAACGCCCTGGAACTCGCCTTCACGCTGGCCGACGGAATCGAGTACGTGCGGGCGGCCATCGCCAAGGGGCTGGACGTCGATGCTTTCGCACCGCGGCTCTCCTTCTTTTTCGCCATCGGCATGAACTTCTTCATGGAAGCCGCCAAGCTGCGGGCTGCCCGCTTCCTCTGGTCGAAGCTGATGCGCCAGTTCGATCCCAAGGACGCCAAATCCCTGATGCTGCGCACTCACTGCCAGACTTCGGGCTGGAGCCTCACCGAGCAGGATCCCTACAACAACGTCATTCGCACCACCCTCGAGGCCCTGGCGGCGGTACTCGGCGGCACCCAGTCGCTGCACACCAACGCCCTCGACGAGGCGATCGCCCTGCCGACCGACCACTCGGCGCGCATCGCCCGCAACACCCAGTTGATCATCCAGGAGGAATCCGGCGTCACCAAGGTTGTCGATCCGCTGGGAGGGTCCTATTATGTCGAGGCGCTGACCGCTTCACTGATCGAGGAGGCGCAGAAGATTATCGACGAGATCGAGGCGATTGGCGGCATGACCAAGGCCATCGAGTCGGGGATGCCCAAGCTGCGCATCGAGGAGTCGGCGGCCAAAAAACAGGCGGCCATCGACAGCGGCCGCGACGTCATCGTCGGCGTCAACAAATATCGGCTGGCCAAGGAAGAGCCGCTCGATGTTCTCGACATCGATAATACCGCGGTGCGCGAGGCTCAAATCGCCCGCCTGCAGAAGATTCGCACCACGCGCAACGAGGCCGCCTGCCGGCAGGCCCTTGCCGCCATCACCAGAGCGTGCGAAGATAACAAAGCAAATCTGCTCGGCCTCTGCGTCGAGGCGGCCCGCGAGCGGGCCAGCGTCGGCGAGATTTCCGATGCGATGGAAAAGGTCTTCGGCCGGCATCGGGCCGAGATCAAACTGGTATCGGGAGCCTACGGATCGATTGTGGAAAGCGACAAGGATTTTGCCGAACTGAAAAAGCGCATCGACGCCTTCGCCGCCAGTGAAGGTCGCCGGCCTCGCATCCTGATTGCCAAGATGGGCCAGGACGGCCATGACCGCGGCGCCAAGGTAGTGGCTACGGCCTATGCCGATGTCGGCTTTGACGTCGACATGGGGCCCCTTTTCCAGACGCCGGAAGAGGCGGCCAAGATGGCGGTGGAGAACGACGTGCATGTCGTCGGCGTCTCCAGTCTCGCTGCCGGGCACAAGACCCTCGTTCCTCAGTTGGCCGCGGAGTTGAAAGCGCTCGGCGCCGAGGACATCGTCATCGTCTGCGGAGGCGTCATTCCGCGACAGGACTACGACGCCCTCTACGCGGCCGGCGCTTCGCGAATCTTCGGGCCGGGCACGCCGATCGCCGTCTCGGCCGGAGAAACCCTTGATGCCATAGAGGAAAAACGCCGGTAA
- a CDS encoding XRE family transcriptional regulator: MEYNIGSKIKKLRKARKLTLQDVARETGFSPALISQIENNNVSPPIATLSKLARFFDVKMGLFFEETEEERKYEVVKRGERRVVSRVISKAGTGHGYTYEALSFRKRNKKMEPFLLTVSERAGEETLYNHEGEEFLLIIKGKAEVILEDERLVLEEGDAVYFDSSLKHRLLSYDGSEVQVLAVVTR; encoded by the coding sequence ATGGAGTACAACATAGGTTCCAAAATCAAGAAGCTGCGCAAGGCCCGCAAGCTGACCCTGCAGGATGTTGCGCGGGAGACCGGTTTCTCCCCGGCCCTGATCTCGCAGATCGAGAACAATAACGTTTCCCCGCCGATTGCCACTCTCTCCAAGCTCGCTCGTTTCTTCGACGTCAAGATGGGACTCTTCTTCGAGGAGACCGAGGAGGAGCGCAAGTACGAAGTGGTCAAGCGGGGCGAGCGTCGAGTCGTCAGCAGGGTCATCTCCAAGGCGGGAACCGGGCATGGCTATACCTACGAGGCCCTCTCCTTCCGTAAGCGGAACAAAAAGATGGAGCCCTTCCTCCTGACCGTTTCCGAGCGGGCCGGAGAGGAAACCCTCTACAATCATGAGGGGGAAGAATTTCTGCTGATCATCAAGGGGAAGGCGGAAGTCATTCTCGAAGACGAACGGTTGGTGCTGGAGGAGGGGGATGCGGTTTATTTCGACTCTTCCCTGAAGCACCGTCTCCTTTCCTACGACGGAAGCGAAGTCCAGGTCCTCGCCGTTGTTACCCGGTAA
- the mqnB gene encoding futalosine hydrolase: MIALIAAVPLETELLRRSLAPCEVRRCYGYDLYRGSNFGRPLCLLHSGVGKASAAAAATALLAACRPAALIMLGCGGAYPGSGLAVGDLALATTEIYGDEGVLTPTGFLDLEAIGLPLVERDGIQLFNRLPVDPQLLERARPLLAQAADAAARRLVEGPFVTVSTGSGTAIAGAQIARRTDGICENMEGAAVAQVCAHQQVPFLELRGISNLVEDRDPARWDLKAGAETAQRAVQALLAGWHGGKVPA, from the coding sequence ATGATCGCACTAATCGCCGCCGTCCCACTCGAAACCGAGCTGCTGCGCCGCAGCCTCGCCCCCTGCGAGGTGCGCCGCTGCTACGGCTACGACCTCTATCGCGGCAGCAATTTTGGTCGCCCGTTGTGTTTGCTGCACAGTGGCGTCGGCAAGGCAAGCGCGGCGGCGGCGGCCACGGCCCTGCTCGCCGCGTGCCGGCCGGCGGCCCTGATCATGCTGGGATGCGGCGGGGCTTATCCCGGCAGCGGCTTGGCGGTGGGCGACCTGGCCCTGGCCACCACCGAAATTTACGGCGATGAGGGGGTCCTCACCCCCACCGGCTTTCTCGATCTGGAAGCGATCGGCCTGCCGCTGGTTGAAAGGGACGGCATACAACTGTTCAACCGCCTTCCCGTCGACCCGCAGTTGCTCGAGCGGGCCAGACCGCTGCTGGCCCAGGCGGCGGACGCCGCTGCGCGGCGACTGGTCGAAGGCCCGTTTGTCACCGTCTCCACCGGCTCGGGAACCGCCATCGCCGGTGCGCAAATCGCCCGGCGCACCGACGGCATCTGCGAAAACATGGAGGGAGCGGCGGTCGCCCAGGTTTGTGCCCACCAGCAAGTCCCCTTTCTCGAACTGCGCGGCATTTCCAACCTGGTCGAGGACCGCGACCCTGCGCGCTGGGACCTGAAGGCCGGGGCGGAAACCGCCCAACGGGCGGTCCAGGCGCTGCTGGCCGGCTGGCACGGCGGCAAGGTCCCGGCATGA
- a CDS encoding 1,4-dihydroxy-6-naphthoate synthase, with translation MNRVLTLGYSPCPNDTFIFYALVHGRVALPGCTLQERLEDVETLNTLALQGALDLTKISYHAFAHLRRDYCLLKSGGALGRGCGPLVVARREATMESLRGKRLAIPGRLTTANLLLQLYGEGFDNLLVLPFHRIMAAVAEGEADAGVIIHESRFTFRQHGLQQVLDLGQWWEEETGLPIPLGGILARRALGAKLIAGIDAALRASVDYAFAHPEEPGSYIKKHSQELSDPVIESHIGLYVNDFSRDLGEEGRLAIEILFSRAAARGIIPPCDLPLFAS, from the coding sequence ATGAACCGCGTCCTGACTCTCGGCTATTCTCCCTGCCCCAACGACACCTTCATCTTCTACGCCCTGGTGCACGGCAGGGTAGCCCTTCCCGGCTGTACGCTGCAGGAGCGCCTTGAAGACGTCGAGACCCTCAACACCCTGGCTCTCCAAGGAGCGCTCGACCTCACCAAGATCTCCTACCATGCTTTTGCGCACCTGCGCCGGGACTACTGCCTGCTGAAAAGCGGCGGAGCGCTCGGACGAGGCTGCGGACCGCTGGTGGTGGCACGGCGGGAAGCCACGATGGAGAGTCTGCGCGGCAAGCGCCTCGCCATACCCGGTCGACTGACCACCGCCAATCTGCTGCTGCAGCTTTATGGGGAGGGGTTCGACAACCTTCTCGTCCTCCCCTTTCACCGGATCATGGCAGCGGTCGCCGAGGGAGAAGCCGATGCCGGTGTGATCATTCACGAGTCGCGCTTCACCTTTCGCCAGCACGGATTGCAGCAGGTGCTCGATCTCGGGCAGTGGTGGGAGGAGGAAACCGGCCTGCCGATCCCGCTGGGCGGCATCCTCGCCCGGCGCGCTCTCGGCGCCAAACTGATCGCCGGCATCGATGCCGCCCTGCGCGCCAGCGTCGATTATGCTTTCGCCCATCCCGAAGAACCAGGAAGTTACATCAAGAAGCATTCGCAGGAGCTTTCCGATCCGGTGATCGAGAGCCACATCGGTCTCTATGTCAATGACTTTTCCCGCGACCTCGGCGAGGAGGGTCGGCTGGCGATCGAGATTCTGTTCAGCCGTGCCGCGGCCCGCGGTATCATCCCTCCCTGCGATCTTCCCCTCTTTGCGTCCTGA
- a CDS encoding biotin/lipoyl-containing protein, with product MAQKIKKDTARPQLKAIEGYKDRLRPVTQNIDYYKNNPLIHRDRRLSQSSSEWVRSFACEDLKPLIVCRGPIRKEAMDVYEEMGITHYGILLSEKDSIVYPNALAPELRKLTDSTRVHRVPDYSGASKEERVERINQIIRTARDNGYDSVFAGYGFMAEDEEFVAAIEKAGLKFIGPCAATQASAGKKDEAKRTALGVNVSVTPGINNVTARTLLKKHPGREQLLALVKAEGLACDEKMLKDKKVALETLADHILFASYAKGIDLFSVEELCAQVQADVAEMFKQNPQSRIRLKAIGGGGGKGQRILGASLLTAKNPSAAQIAKAAADAPGMVREILNEVKATGIGDNKNVLIELNIEQTRHNEIQLLGNGQWCVSLGGRDCSLQMHEQKLLEVSVTQEGLAAAIEKARAEGREVEARVLESDLKVLKRMEEDAARFGQAVGLDSASTFECIVDRDRYYFMEVNTRIQVEHRVTELCYSLKFTNPNNPGDYFIVESLVEAMALLARHKERLPKPERITRFGAAAEARLNATDASLSPHAGGMIRYWSKPLEGEIRDDQGICMVNPDTGLFMRYKVAGAYDSNIALLLTKGEDRLDSYQYLSRVICNTKIRGTDLATNLEFHYGLVNWFIGRNVNAKPTTRFVVPYLTLVGTLKEEANKLDPVYAFLQMKKYYAKLVSDQFADQPEVLGKELKNISELLDRKGTLLTRPMEALLADPHLLAGWLSLNRKNFRLGNGKVVFLRNPLVILEETYAYLNMDFRAEEPAAEVIWSHDLELLQRGLRFYATLREKFGFSKDEYFKLNELLKEDSPQGGFDAESWQQIRSAHYGFEAGLELIGIPFLIAENTRFWDLRVEEDLEITIPEYLTDPDLQARMKKVLVPPPSTKADEIVSFCGGMYYAQEAPGMPAFVHEGMHFEKGQPLYIIEVMKMFNKIYAPFSGTIDKILIEGGDGTIVSKGQPLFKITPDEKFVEVDPKAVEKEKRTCTAEYLKAVL from the coding sequence ATGGCACAGAAAATTAAAAAGGATACTGCGCGGCCGCAGTTGAAGGCTATCGAAGGCTACAAGGACAGACTCCGGCCGGTGACGCAGAATATCGATTACTACAAAAACAACCCGTTGATTCATCGGGACCGCCGCCTGAGCCAGTCATCCTCCGAGTGGGTGCGCTCATTTGCCTGTGAGGACCTGAAGCCGCTCATCGTCTGCCGCGGCCCCATCCGCAAGGAGGCCATGGATGTCTACGAGGAGATGGGGATTACCCATTACGGCATCCTGCTGTCGGAAAAGGACTCCATCGTCTATCCGAACGCCCTGGCGCCCGAACTGCGCAAGCTGACCGACTCGACCCGTGTCCACCGGGTGCCCGATTACTCCGGGGCCAGCAAGGAGGAGCGGGTGGAGCGGATCAACCAGATCATCCGGACCGCCAGGGACAACGGCTACGACTCGGTCTTTGCCGGTTACGGTTTCATGGCCGAGGATGAGGAGTTCGTTGCCGCCATCGAAAAGGCCGGGCTCAAGTTCATCGGCCCCTGTGCCGCCACCCAGGCGAGCGCCGGCAAGAAAGACGAGGCCAAGCGAACCGCGCTCGGCGTCAACGTCAGCGTCACCCCGGGCATCAACAACGTTACCGCCCGCACCCTGCTGAAAAAGCATCCCGGCCGCGAGCAGCTGCTGGCTCTCGTCAAGGCCGAAGGGCTTGCCTGCGACGAAAAGATGCTCAAGGACAAGAAGGTCGCGCTGGAGACACTGGCCGACCATATTTTGTTCGCCTCCTACGCCAAGGGGATCGACCTCTTCTCGGTTGAAGAGCTCTGCGCCCAGGTACAGGCCGATGTGGCCGAGATGTTCAAACAGAACCCCCAGAGCCGTATTCGCCTCAAGGCGATCGGCGGCGGCGGCGGCAAGGGGCAGCGGATTCTGGGCGCCTCTCTGCTCACGGCCAAAAACCCCAGTGCCGCCCAGATCGCCAAGGCTGCTGCCGACGCCCCCGGCATGGTCCGGGAAATTCTCAACGAAGTGAAGGCCACCGGGATCGGCGACAACAAGAACGTCCTCATCGAACTCAACATCGAGCAGACCCGTCACAATGAAATCCAGCTCCTCGGCAACGGCCAGTGGTGCGTCTCCCTCGGCGGCCGCGACTGCTCACTGCAGATGCACGAGCAGAAGCTGCTGGAGGTCTCCGTCACCCAGGAGGGTTTGGCGGCCGCCATCGAGAAGGCCAGGGCCGAAGGTCGGGAGGTCGAAGCCAGGGTACTGGAGAGCGACCTGAAGGTTCTCAAGCGGATGGAAGAGGATGCGGCGCGCTTCGGCCAGGCGGTAGGACTCGACTCAGCCTCCACCTTCGAGTGCATCGTCGACCGCGACCGGTATTATTTCATGGAGGTCAACACCCGCATCCAGGTGGAACATCGGGTCACCGAACTCTGCTACAGCCTGAAGTTCACCAATCCCAATAACCCCGGCGACTATTTCATCGTCGAGTCGCTGGTCGAAGCGATGGCCCTACTGGCCCGCCACAAGGAGCGTCTGCCCAAGCCCGAGCGGATCACCCGATTCGGCGCGGCCGCCGAAGCCCGGCTCAACGCAACTGACGCTTCCCTTTCGCCCCATGCCGGCGGCATGATCCGTTACTGGTCCAAACCCCTTGAGGGTGAAATCCGTGACGACCAGGGAATCTGCATGGTGAATCCGGACACCGGCCTGTTCATGCGCTACAAGGTGGCCGGCGCCTATGACTCCAATATCGCCCTGCTGCTGACCAAGGGCGAGGATCGTCTCGACAGCTATCAGTATCTGTCCAGGGTGATCTGCAACACCAAGATCCGTGGTACCGATCTGGCCACCAACCTCGAATTCCACTACGGCCTGGTCAACTGGTTTATCGGCCGCAATGTCAACGCCAAGCCGACCACCCGTTTCGTCGTCCCCTATCTCACCCTGGTCGGTACGCTCAAGGAGGAAGCCAACAAGCTCGATCCGGTGTATGCCTTCCTGCAGATGAAGAAATATTACGCCAAGCTGGTTTCCGACCAGTTTGCCGACCAGCCCGAGGTGCTGGGCAAGGAGCTCAAGAACATCTCCGAACTGCTTGACCGCAAGGGGACCCTGCTGACCCGTCCCATGGAGGCCCTCCTGGCCGATCCGCATCTGCTCGCCGGCTGGCTGAGCCTGAACCGGAAAAACTTCCGCCTCGGCAACGGCAAGGTGGTTTTCCTGCGCAATCCGTTGGTCATTCTCGAGGAGACCTACGCCTATCTCAATATGGACTTCCGGGCGGAAGAGCCTGCCGCCGAGGTGATCTGGAGCCATGACCTCGAACTGTTGCAAAGGGGACTGCGGTTCTACGCCACCCTGCGCGAGAAGTTCGGATTCAGCAAGGACGAGTACTTCAAGCTCAACGAACTGCTGAAAGAGGACAGCCCGCAGGGTGGGTTCGATGCGGAGAGCTGGCAGCAGATCCGTTCCGCCCATTACGGATTCGAGGCGGGCCTCGAACTGATCGGCATCCCCTTCCTGATTGCCGAGAACACGAGGTTCTGGGATCTGCGCGTCGAAGAGGATCTGGAAATCACCATCCCGGAATATCTGACCGATCCCGACCTGCAGGCGCGGATGAAAAAGGTGCTGGTGCCGCCGCCGTCCACCAAGGCGGACGAAATCGTATCGTTCTGCGGCGGCATGTACTATGCCCAGGAAGCTCCGGGGATGCCGGCCTTCGTTCATGAGGGGATGCATTTCGAGAAGGGGCAGCCGCTTTACATCATCGAAGTCATGAAGATGTTCAACAAGATCTACGCCCCCTTCTCCGGCACTATCGACAAGATTCTGATCGAAGGCGGCGACGGCACCATCGTCTCCAAGGGGCAGCCGCTCTTCAAAATCACCCCGGACGAGAAATTCGTCGAAGTGGATCCGAAGGCGGTCGAGAAGGAGAAGCGTACCTGCACTGCCGAGTACCTCAAGGCGGTACTCTGA
- a CDS encoding carboxyl transferase domain-containing protein — translation MSKKAIKPSLKNPFDPPEKVEFTIPGEIAGVAGGYEAAMQEGHELMERPIKSVKIDQIEKQHFKKRMTVWERIRVLTDQEPNILFQNWGKNLDGASLVTGILNIGGRDVALYGHDFTVRAGSIDATNGSKLARLFQMAGEKGIPLIGMNDSAGAFVPAGVGGLDGYAEAFTALRKISGVVPSIMCMFGFNAGGGSYLPRQGSFLIQPNDTFFGLTGPGVVKSVLGEDITPEELGGPKVHGKSGVVDLTVTDEVAALRTAVRLLSYLPDNNSVLAPFQATSDPLDRKTWEINTLLKKAFNSPTGFNTPFDVSIIIQQICDHGDYFEIQPERAREVVTAFGRLGGNVVGFVANNSAVASGQIDCDSATKIARFVRFCNIYNVPLIFMEDTTGFLPGREQEARGIVQAGRSMLDAIVDVRTPRILLILRNAFGGAYASYNNYPTGADLVLALPTTRLAVMGPAGKEFVYKDELRKLRSAIPDRVKQGVHERVAAGMDGEEAKRDAEKEAAEWLRASEAQLNLRYEKELMNPKEGLALGSISSIVMPTDLRKVLGENLNFFLRHYKPSPMGGIQREFH, via the coding sequence ATGTCAAAAAAAGCGATTAAGCCTTCACTGAAAAATCCATTTGATCCACCCGAGAAAGTCGAATTCACTATCCCTGGCGAGATTGCCGGCGTGGCGGGCGGCTATGAAGCGGCGATGCAGGAAGGCCACGAACTGATGGAGCGCCCCATCAAGTCGGTCAAGATCGACCAGATTGAGAAGCAGCATTTCAAGAAGCGGATGACCGTCTGGGAGAGAATCCGCGTCCTCACCGATCAGGAGCCCAACATCCTGTTCCAGAACTGGGGCAAGAACCTGGACGGGGCCTCCCTGGTCACCGGCATCCTCAACATCGGCGGCCGCGACGTGGCCCTCTACGGCCACGATTTCACCGTCCGCGCCGGTTCCATCGACGCCACCAACGGCAGCAAGCTGGCCCGCCTCTTCCAGATGGCCGGCGAGAAGGGAATCCCCCTGATCGGCATGAACGACAGCGCCGGCGCCTTCGTCCCGGCCGGGGTCGGCGGCCTCGACGGCTATGCCGAGGCGTTCACCGCCCTGCGCAAGATCAGCGGCGTGGTGCCCTCAATCATGTGCATGTTCGGCTTCAACGCCGGCGGCGGCAGCTACCTCCCCCGCCAGGGGAGCTTTCTCATCCAACCCAACGACACCTTCTTCGGCCTCACCGGACCGGGGGTCGTCAAGTCGGTCCTCGGGGAGGATATTACCCCGGAAGAGTTGGGCGGGCCGAAGGTCCACGGCAAGTCCGGCGTCGTCGACCTCACCGTCACCGACGAAGTCGCCGCCCTGCGCACCGCCGTCCGGCTGCTCAGCTATCTCCCCGACAACAACAGCGTGTTGGCCCCCTTCCAGGCGACCAGCGACCCCCTCGACCGCAAGACCTGGGAGATCAACACCCTGCTCAAGAAAGCCTTCAACTCGCCGACCGGCTTCAATACCCCCTTCGACGTGTCGATCATCATCCAGCAGATCTGCGATCACGGCGACTACTTCGAGATCCAACCGGAGCGGGCCCGCGAAGTCGTTACGGCTTTCGGCCGCCTGGGCGGCAACGTCGTCGGCTTCGTCGCCAACAACAGTGCGGTGGCCTCCGGGCAGATCGATTGCGATTCGGCCACCAAGATCGCCCGCTTCGTCCGCTTCTGCAACATCTACAATGTCCCGCTCATCTTCATGGAAGACACCACCGGCTTTTTGCCGGGCCGCGAGCAGGAGGCCCGCGGCATCGTCCAGGCCGGGCGCTCCATGCTCGATGCCATCGTCGATGTACGCACCCCCCGCATCCTGCTGATCCTGCGCAACGCCTTCGGCGGCGCCTACGCCTCCTACAACAACTATCCGACCGGCGCCGACCTGGTGCTGGCGCTGCCGACCACCCGCCTGGCGGTCATGGGTCCGGCCGGCAAGGAGTTCGTCTACAAGGACGAACTGCGAAAACTGCGCAGTGCCATCCCCGATCGGGTGAAGCAGGGAGTCCACGAGCGGGTGGCCGCCGGCATGGATGGCGAAGAGGCCAAAAGGGACGCGGAGAAAGAGGCGGCCGAGTGGCTCAGGGCGAGCGAGGCCCAGCTCAACCTGCGTTACGAAAAAGAGCTGATGAATCCGAAGGAAGGTCTCGCTTTGGGCTCCATCTCCTCCATCGTCATGCCCACCGACCTGCGCAAGGTCCTTGGTGAGAACCTGAACTTCTTCCTCAGGCACTACAAGCCCTCGCCGATGGGCGGCATCCAGCGCGAGTTCCATTAA